One Azoarcus sp. DN11 DNA segment encodes these proteins:
- a CDS encoding M48 family metallopeptidase, with translation MHPRTAPDYLAGYPPDLAAQVRKLIEEDRLGDLLLKKYPQTHAVRSDRALYDYVQALKDEFLRNAGQLSKVAYDSKLHVIQHALGTHTRVSRVQGGKLKAKCEIRVAAVFRDMPPEFLRMIVVHELAHIREREHDKAFYQLCRHMEPDYHQLEFDLRAYLCHLDVTGRPLWHAAADTPKP, from the coding sequence ATGCATCCCCGAACCGCACCCGATTATCTCGCGGGCTACCCACCCGATCTCGCCGCCCAGGTGCGCAAGCTGATCGAGGAGGACCGGCTCGGCGACCTGCTGCTGAAGAAATATCCGCAGACGCACGCGGTGCGCAGCGACCGGGCGCTCTACGACTACGTGCAGGCGCTCAAGGACGAATTCCTGCGCAATGCCGGGCAACTCAGCAAGGTGGCGTACGACAGCAAGCTGCACGTGATCCAGCACGCGCTGGGCACGCACACGCGCGTGTCACGCGTGCAGGGCGGCAAGCTCAAGGCAAAGTGCGAGATTCGCGTCGCGGCCGTGTTCCGCGACATGCCGCCGGAGTTCCTGCGCATGATCGTCGTGCACGAACTGGCCCACATCCGCGAGCGCGAGCACGACAAGGCCTTCTACCAGCTGTGCCGGCACATGGAGCCCGACTACCACCAGCTGGAATTCGACCTGCGCGCCTACCTCTGCCATCTGGACGTCACCGGCCGGCCGCTGTGGCACGCGGCCGCCGATACGCCGAAGCCGTGA
- the pgi gene encoding glucose-6-phosphate isomerase produces the protein MTSLTNSSAWRALAAHRDELGEQHLRELFAADSVRFDRFSLRAAGLFLDYSKNRIVPRTLELLTALARDRGLEAERAAMFAGRRINTTEGRAALHVALRNRSDTPVELDGQDVMPDVREVLGRVGRFAEAVRSGEWRGFAGGTITDVVNIGIGGSDLGPAMACQALAACGHERLTMHFVSNIDGDHLASVLAKVDPARTLFIIASKTFTTIETMTNAASARAWFLANGGSEAAIPQHFVAVSTNAERVAAFGIDLANMFGFWDWVGGRYSMWSAVGLPIALYVGRDNFEALLDGAHAMDRHFAEAPLEANMPVILGLLGVWYRAFFGSTSVSIAPYAQALARLPAYLQQLEMESNGKSVTRDGKPVDTVTCPVIWGEPGTNGQHAFFQLLHQGTDLIPVDFIAPLKPSHDLAEHHRLLLANCIAQSKALMVGKTADEVRAELVAGGMTGDALEALVPHRVFPGNRPSNTLLLPDLSPRALGALIALYEHKVFVQSVIWGVNAFDQWGVELGKQIATRIAGELGGGAAGEHDASTKGLIAAVRAAH, from the coding sequence ATGACCTCATTGACGAATTCTTCAGCCTGGCGCGCACTCGCCGCCCACCGTGACGAACTCGGCGAGCAGCACCTGCGCGAACTCTTCGCGGCGGACAGCGTCCGTTTCGATCGGTTCTCGCTGCGTGCCGCGGGCCTCTTCCTCGACTATTCGAAGAACCGCATCGTGCCGCGCACGCTGGAACTGCTCACCGCGCTCGCACGCGACCGCGGGCTGGAAGCCGAGCGCGCGGCGATGTTCGCCGGGCGTCGCATCAACACCACAGAAGGCCGCGCCGCGCTGCATGTCGCGCTGCGCAACCGCAGCGATACGCCGGTCGAGCTCGACGGTCAGGACGTGATGCCGGACGTGCGCGAGGTGCTCGGCCGCGTGGGCCGCTTCGCCGAAGCGGTGCGCAGCGGCGAGTGGCGCGGCTTCGCGGGCGGGACGATCACCGACGTCGTCAACATTGGCATCGGCGGCTCCGACCTCGGTCCGGCGATGGCCTGCCAGGCGCTCGCCGCCTGCGGGCACGAACGCCTGACGATGCACTTCGTGTCGAACATCGACGGCGACCACCTCGCCAGCGTGCTCGCGAAGGTCGATCCGGCGCGCACGTTGTTCATCATCGCGTCGAAGACCTTCACGACGATCGAGACGATGACCAACGCCGCGAGTGCGCGTGCGTGGTTCCTCGCCAACGGCGGCAGCGAGGCGGCGATTCCGCAGCACTTCGTCGCGGTGTCGACGAACGCCGAGCGCGTCGCCGCCTTCGGCATCGATCTCGCGAACATGTTCGGCTTCTGGGACTGGGTCGGCGGGCGCTACTCGATGTGGTCGGCGGTCGGCCTGCCGATCGCCCTCTACGTCGGGCGCGACAACTTCGAAGCGCTCCTCGACGGCGCGCACGCGATGGACCGCCACTTCGCCGAGGCCCCGCTCGAAGCCAACATGCCGGTCATCCTCGGCCTGCTGGGCGTGTGGTATCGCGCTTTCTTCGGTTCGACGAGCGTCTCGATCGCGCCGTATGCACAGGCCCTCGCGCGGCTGCCGGCCTACCTGCAGCAGCTCGAGATGGAGAGCAACGGCAAGTCGGTGACGCGCGACGGCAAGCCGGTCGACACCGTGACCTGCCCGGTGATCTGGGGCGAACCCGGCACCAACGGCCAGCACGCCTTCTTCCAGCTGCTGCACCAGGGCACGGACCTGATTCCGGTCGATTTCATCGCGCCGCTCAAGCCGAGCCACGATCTGGCCGAACACCACCGTCTGCTGCTGGCGAACTGCATCGCGCAGAGCAAGGCGCTGATGGTGGGCAAGACGGCCGACGAGGTGCGTGCCGAACTCGTCGCCGGTGGCATGACCGGCGACGCCCTCGAAGCGCTGGTCCCGCACCGCGTCTTCCCCGGCAACCGCCCGAGCAACACGCTGCTGCTGCCGGACCTCTCGCCGCGCGCGCTGGGTGCGCTGATCGCGCTCTACGAGCACAAGGTCTTCGTGCAGAGCGTGATCTGGGGCGTCAACGCCTTCGATCAGTGGGGCGTGGAGCTGGGCAAGCAGATCGCCACGCGCATCGCGGGCGAACTGGGCGGCGGTGCGGCCGGCGAGCACGATGCATCGACGAAAGGCCTGATCGCCGCCGTGCGCGCGGCGCACTGA
- the pip gene encoding prolyl aminopeptidase, which yields MANQPVCHTADGLIRFLWERDTRSASIPPMPVTVPPASTPCPLPFPTIEPWQSGLLAAGNGHALHHEQCGNPQGLPVLILHGGPGSGCSPRMRQLFDPARFRIVLFDQRGCGRSTPRGGCAHNTTADLVADIERLRLHLGIERWLVVGGSWGAALAIAYAAQHRDACLGAILRGVFLTGRADLEWFFVSAAALFPESWHLLDEAAPGDRERALPNRLFDAVLGGDVAIAIEAVRRWVQWETTLSDGSAAPAPEWADAGERDALLAKYRVQAHYLRHECFLGETRLLELAARLGTLPVAILHGEQDRVCRVENAERLHRAVPGSSLRIVPDAGHNPFSPAMLQAFADAVDFLHCRAITAPR from the coding sequence ATGGCGAATCAGCCCGTCTGCCATACGGCAGACGGGCTGATTCGCTTTCTATGGGAGCGCGACACACGATCCGCTAGTATTCCGCCCATGCCCGTTACCGTGCCGCCCGCGAGTACCCCCTGTCCGTTGCCATTCCCCACCATCGAGCCGTGGCAATCCGGCTTGCTCGCGGCCGGTAACGGCCATGCGCTCCATCACGAGCAATGCGGCAATCCGCAAGGCCTGCCGGTGTTGATCCTTCATGGCGGACCGGGCAGCGGCTGCTCGCCGCGCATGCGGCAGCTGTTCGATCCCGCACGCTTCCGCATCGTGCTCTTCGACCAGCGCGGCTGCGGGCGCAGCACGCCGCGCGGCGGATGCGCGCACAACACGACGGCGGACCTCGTCGCCGACATCGAGCGGCTGCGGCTGCATCTGGGCATCGAGCGCTGGCTGGTCGTCGGCGGCTCATGGGGCGCGGCGCTCGCCATCGCCTACGCTGCGCAGCATCGGGATGCCTGCCTAGGGGCGATCCTGCGCGGGGTTTTCCTGACCGGCCGCGCCGACCTGGAGTGGTTCTTCGTCTCGGCCGCAGCGCTGTTCCCGGAAAGCTGGCACCTGCTCGACGAGGCCGCGCCCGGCGACCGGGAGCGCGCACTGCCCAATCGGCTGTTCGACGCCGTGCTCGGCGGCGACGTCGCGATCGCTATCGAAGCGGTACGCCGCTGGGTGCAATGGGAGACGACCCTCTCAGACGGATCGGCCGCGCCCGCACCGGAATGGGCAGACGCCGGCGAGCGCGACGCCCTGCTCGCCAAGTACCGCGTGCAGGCGCATTACCTGCGGCACGAGTGCTTCCTCGGAGAGACCCGCCTGCTGGAACTTGCCGCGCGGCTCGGCACCCTTCCCGTCGCGATCCTGCATGGCGAACAGGATCGCGTCTGTCGAGTCGAGAATGCGGAACGCCTGCATCGCGCGGTGCCGGGCAGCAGCCTGCGCATCGTCCCCGACGCCGGGCACAATCCCTTTTCACCCGCGATGCTTCAGGCTTTCGCCGACGCGGTGGACTTTCTCCACTGTCGAGCGATCACCGCGCCGCGCTGA
- the copK gene encoding periplasmic Cu(I)/Cu(II)-binding protein CopK — MLMKIASAAAAILIATTAFAADQGKVEKSYELKDGSTVYVFKDGKMAMENKVGQVVSMKEGHAMETKDGKQIMMKGNEIWRLDSVLHREHQTN, encoded by the coding sequence ATGTTGATGAAAATTGCCAGTGCTGCCGCCGCCATCCTGATCGCCACCACGGCGTTTGCCGCTGATCAGGGCAAGGTTGAAAAGTCGTATGAGTTGAAGGACGGCTCGACCGTATACGTCTTCAAGGACGGCAAAATGGCCATGGAGAACAAGGTTGGCCAAGTGGTTTCCATGAAGGAGGGACATGCGATGGAAACCAAGGACGGAAAACAGATCATGATGAAGGGGAACGAGATCTGGCGGCTCGATAGCGTGCTCCACCGCGAACATCAGACGAACTGA
- the pqqA gene encoding pyrroloquinoline quinone precursor peptide PqqA, with translation MKWETPSACDFRFGFEITMYIATR, from the coding sequence ATGAAATGGGAAACCCCTTCGGCTTGCGATTTCCGCTTCGGCTTCGAAATCACGATGTACATCGCGACGCGTTGA
- the pqqB gene encoding pyrroloquinoline quinone biosynthesis protein PqqB, which yields MKIRVLGSGAGGGFPQWNCNCRNCDGLRRGTVRTHARTQSSIAVSGDDENWVLFNASPDVLQQIRAFPDLQPARALRDTAIRAIVLIDAQIDHTTGLLMLREHRSPHQLWCTAEVREDLSAGNPLFGVLGHYCGIDWHELPLAGRFDIDGVPGVAFEALPLTSNAPPYSPHRDQPRPGDNIGVTLVDAKSGRRVFYAPGLGEMEEHVWAAMQAADCVLVDGTLWTDDEMIRLGASSKTSRAMGHLPQSGPGGMLEWLDRLPERTRKVLIHINNTNPILDEDSAERAQLAAHGIEVAYDGMELSL from the coding sequence GTGAAAATCAGGGTGCTCGGTTCGGGGGCGGGGGGCGGATTCCCGCAATGGAACTGCAACTGCCGCAACTGCGACGGCCTGCGGCGGGGGACGGTACGTACCCACGCCCGTACGCAGTCGTCCATCGCGGTGAGCGGTGACGACGAGAACTGGGTGCTGTTCAACGCCTCGCCCGACGTGCTGCAGCAGATCCGCGCGTTTCCCGACCTGCAGCCGGCCCGCGCGTTGCGCGACACGGCGATCCGTGCGATCGTGCTGATCGACGCGCAGATCGACCACACGACGGGGCTGCTGATGCTGCGCGAGCACCGGTCCCCGCATCAGCTCTGGTGCACGGCCGAGGTGCGCGAGGACCTGTCGGCCGGCAATCCGCTCTTCGGCGTGCTCGGCCATTACTGCGGCATCGACTGGCACGAGCTGCCGCTCGCCGGACGCTTCGACATTGATGGGGTGCCGGGCGTGGCGTTCGAGGCGCTGCCGCTCACGAGCAACGCGCCGCCGTACTCGCCGCATCGCGACCAGCCGCGCCCGGGCGACAACATCGGCGTGACGCTGGTCGATGCGAAGAGCGGCCGCCGCGTGTTCTACGCGCCGGGCCTCGGCGAGATGGAAGAGCATGTGTGGGCGGCGATGCAGGCGGCCGATTGCGTGCTGGTCGACGGCACCTTGTGGACCGATGACGAGATGATCCGTCTCGGCGCCTCGTCGAAGACTTCGCGCGCGATGGGCCACCTGCCGCAGTCGGGCCCCGGCGGCATGCTCGAATGGCTCGATCGCCTGCCTGAACGCACGCGCAAGGTGCTGATCCACATCAACAACACGAACCCGATCCTCGACGAGGACAGTGCCGAGCGCGCGCAGCTTGCGGCGCACGGCATCGAGGTGGCTTACGACGGCATGGAGCTGTCGTTGTGA
- the pqqC gene encoding pyrroloquinoline-quinone synthase PqqC yields MDFDVAIEDAAARVCANDAPPLSREEFEARLRGKSASYHIHHPFHVMMAEGKLTRVQLQGWVANRFYYQIAIPVKDAAIMSNCPDREIRREWIQRMLDHDGYAQLGEGGGVKDPGGIEAWIRLGEAVGLTRDDVTSLRHVVPAARFAVDAYVNFARQRPWQEAIASSLTELFAPHIHQQRIDTWPEMYPWVDPEGLQYFRNRLTQARRDVAHGLRFTLDYFSRSRALQERALEILQFKLDVLWALADAIMLSQCEMEIRGPKT; encoded by the coding sequence ATGGATTTCGACGTAGCGATCGAGGATGCCGCCGCGCGGGTATGTGCGAACGACGCGCCGCCGCTGAGCCGCGAGGAGTTCGAGGCCCGCCTGCGCGGCAAGAGCGCAAGCTACCACATCCATCACCCCTTCCACGTGATGATGGCCGAAGGGAAGCTCACGCGCGTGCAGCTGCAGGGCTGGGTCGCCAACCGCTTCTACTACCAGATCGCGATTCCGGTGAAGGACGCCGCGATCATGTCGAACTGCCCGGATCGCGAGATCCGCCGCGAGTGGATCCAGCGCATGCTCGATCATGACGGGTATGCTCAGTTGGGTGAGGGCGGCGGGGTGAAGGATCCCGGTGGGATCGAGGCGTGGATCCGCTTGGGGGAGGCCGTGGGCCTCACGCGTGACGACGTCACCTCGCTGCGCCATGTCGTGCCGGCGGCGCGTTTCGCCGTCGACGCCTACGTCAATTTCGCGCGCCAGCGCCCGTGGCAGGAGGCGATCGCGTCCAGCCTGACCGAACTCTTCGCGCCGCACATCCACCAGCAGCGCATCGACACCTGGCCAGAAATGTACCCGTGGGTCGATCCCGAAGGGCTGCAGTATTTCCGCAACCGCCTCACGCAGGCGCGGCGCGACGTCGCCCACGGCCTGCGCTTCACGCTCGACTACTTCAGCCGCAGCCGCGCGCTGCAGGAGCGGGCGCTGGAGATCCTGCAGTTCAAGCTCGACGTGCTGTGGGCACTCGCCGACGCGATCATGCTGAGCCAGTGCGAAATGGAAATCCGGGGGCCGAAGACATGA
- the pqqD gene encoding pyrroloquinoline quinone biosynthesis peptide chaperone PqqD yields the protein MTAPVAMDACPLVSRRFRLQWEEAQQAWVLLYPEGMVKLNQSAGEIMRRCDGSRTVAVIVAELEQAFGASGLADDVAQFLELARGQQWIEG from the coding sequence ATGACCGCGCCGGTCGCCATGGATGCGTGCCCGCTCGTGTCGCGCCGTTTCCGCCTACAGTGGGAGGAGGCGCAGCAGGCGTGGGTGCTGCTCTATCCTGAAGGGATGGTGAAGCTCAACCAGAGCGCCGGCGAGATCATGCGGCGTTGCGACGGCAGCCGCACGGTGGCCGTGATCGTCGCGGAACTGGAGCAGGCCTTCGGTGCGAGCGGACTCGCGGATGACGTCGCGCAGTTCCTCGAGCTCGCGCGCGGCCAGCAGTGGATCGAAGGGTAG
- the pqqE gene encoding pyrroloquinoline quinone biosynthesis protein PqqE, giving the protein MSATAIPAQPGPPLWLLAELTYRCPLHCAFCYNPVDFTSSGPELSTEDWLRVLREARAAGSVQCGFSGGEPMLRDDLEVLVAEAHRLGFYTNLLTSGVGLTPERAAALKTAGLDHIQLSFQDSTRELNDFLSHTRTFDLKQRVATLIKENGWPMVMNCVIHRLNIEYIDRIIEMAVELGAEYLELANSQYYSWALLNRDQLLPTRAQIERAERVTNEYREKYGDRIRIFFVVPDYHEKRPKKCMNGWGNVFLTVTPDGTALPCHTAKMLPGLAFPNVREMGVREIWYTEGFNRYRGDGWMKESCRSCPDKEKDLGGCRCQAYMLAGDPAEADPVCDRSPAHHVVVEALARAEAGKGREVPLVFRDPVASRRLAG; this is encoded by the coding sequence ATGTCCGCCACCGCCATTCCCGCGCAACCCGGCCCGCCGCTGTGGCTGCTCGCCGAACTCACCTACCGCTGCCCGCTGCACTGCGCGTTCTGCTACAACCCGGTCGATTTCACGTCGAGCGGGCCGGAGCTTTCCACCGAGGACTGGCTGCGCGTGCTGCGCGAGGCGCGCGCGGCGGGCAGCGTGCAATGCGGCTTCTCGGGCGGCGAGCCGATGCTGCGCGACGACCTCGAAGTGCTCGTCGCCGAGGCGCATCGTCTGGGCTTCTACACCAACCTCCTGACCTCCGGCGTCGGCCTCACGCCCGAGCGCGCCGCGGCGCTGAAGACGGCCGGCCTCGATCACATCCAGCTGTCGTTCCAGGACTCGACGCGCGAGCTCAACGACTTTCTGTCGCACACCCGCACCTTCGACCTCAAGCAGCGCGTCGCCACGCTGATCAAGGAGAATGGCTGGCCGATGGTGATGAACTGCGTGATCCATCGGCTGAACATCGAATACATCGACCGCATCATCGAGATGGCGGTCGAGCTGGGCGCGGAGTACCTCGAACTCGCGAACAGCCAGTACTACTCGTGGGCGCTGCTGAACCGCGACCAGTTGCTGCCCACGCGCGCGCAGATCGAGCGGGCCGAGCGCGTGACCAACGAATACCGGGAAAAGTACGGCGACCGCATCCGCATTTTCTTCGTCGTGCCCGATTACCATGAGAAGCGCCCGAAGAAGTGCATGAACGGCTGGGGCAACGTTTTCCTCACCGTCACGCCGGACGGCACCGCGCTGCCCTGTCACACGGCAAAGATGCTGCCGGGCCTCGCCTTCCCCAACGTGCGCGAGATGGGCGTGCGCGAGATCTGGTACACGGAAGGCTTCAACCGCTATCGCGGCGACGGCTGGATGAAGGAGTCCTGCCGCAGCTGCCCGGACAAGGAAAAGGACCTCGGCGGCTGCCGCTGCCAGGCCTACATGCTTGCGGGCGATCCGGCCGAAGCCGATCCGGTGTGCGACCGGTCGCCGGCGCATCATGTCGTGGTCGAGGCGCTGGCGCGGGCGGAAGCAGGCAAGGGACGGGAGGTGCCGCTGGTGTTCCGCGATCCGGTGGCGTCGCGGCGGCTTGCCGGCTGA
- a CDS encoding glutathione S-transferase C-terminal domain-containing protein, whose translation MLVNGQWAENWQPVQKSDADGRFIRQHSGFRDRIGADSAKGFSPEAGRYQLYVAYICPWACRTLIALRLKGLEHVIDVCAVDPRLGDQGWAFTGRDGTDFDRVNGASYMHEIYTLADPTHTGRATVPVLWDKKTRTIVNNESSDIVRILDKDFAALATQDVDLRPAGLEAEIDAVNERLYAGFNNGVYRAGFAGTQKAYEEAVAEVFGTLDWMEERLARADWLAGDRLTESDIRAFVTLVRFELAYYSLFKCNLRPLSAYPAVLAYLVRLLAIPAFAASVRPDHIKAGYYSIKALNPTGIVPAGPKPDYLEPLLAA comes from the coding sequence ATGCTTGTAAACGGACAATGGGCGGAAAACTGGCAGCCGGTGCAGAAGAGCGACGCCGACGGGCGCTTCATCCGCCAGCACTCCGGGTTTCGCGACCGGATCGGCGCGGACAGCGCGAAAGGCTTTTCGCCGGAAGCGGGTCGCTACCAGCTCTACGTCGCCTACATCTGCCCGTGGGCGTGCAGGACGCTGATCGCGCTGCGCCTGAAGGGCCTCGAACACGTGATCGACGTGTGCGCGGTCGACCCGCGCCTGGGTGACCAGGGCTGGGCTTTCACCGGCCGCGACGGCACCGACTTCGACCGCGTCAATGGCGCGAGCTACATGCATGAGATCTATACCCTGGCCGACCCGACGCACACCGGCCGCGCGACGGTGCCGGTGCTGTGGGACAAGAAGACGCGCACGATCGTCAATAACGAGTCGTCGGACATCGTCCGCATCCTCGACAAGGACTTCGCCGCGCTCGCCACGCAGGACGTCGACCTGCGCCCGGCCGGGCTGGAAGCGGAGATCGACGCCGTCAACGAGCGCCTGTACGCGGGATTCAACAACGGCGTGTATCGGGCCGGCTTCGCAGGTACCCAGAAGGCCTACGAGGAAGCGGTCGCGGAGGTTTTCGGGACGCTGGACTGGATGGAGGAGCGGCTCGCACGTGCCGACTGGCTCGCAGGCGACCGGCTGACCGAGAGCGACATCCGCGCCTTCGTCACACTGGTGCGCTTCGAGCTGGCCTACTACAGCCTGTTCAAGTGCAACCTGCGGCCGCTCTCCGCCTACCCCGCGGTACTCGCCTACCTCGTGCGCCTGCTGGCGATCCCGGCCTTCGCAGCGAGCGTTCGCCCCGACCATATCAAGGCCGGCTACTATTCCATCAAGGCGCTCAATCCGACGGGAATCGTGCCCGCCGGACCGAAGCCCGACTACCTGGAGCCGCTGCTCGCGGCATGA
- a CDS encoding DoxX family protein — protein sequence MSNGLVNRLLATNAGWGALALRLPVGIIFAAHGAQKLFGWFGGYGLEGTGKWMASIGLEPGYLMALLGGGAEFFGGLALIIGLLVRPASAVLAFAMLVAIFSVHAANGLFMKNNGYEYGLALLAVAISLLFSGAGKASLDAVLAPAGGKR from the coding sequence ATGAGCAACGGACTCGTGAATCGCCTTCTCGCTACCAACGCCGGCTGGGGGGCGCTGGCGCTGCGCCTCCCGGTGGGCATCATCTTTGCCGCGCATGGCGCGCAGAAGCTCTTTGGCTGGTTCGGCGGCTACGGCCTCGAAGGGACGGGGAAGTGGATGGCGTCGATCGGTCTCGAGCCGGGTTACCTGATGGCGCTGCTGGGCGGCGGCGCGGAATTTTTCGGTGGCCTCGCGCTGATCATCGGCCTGCTCGTGCGTCCGGCATCGGCGGTGCTGGCCTTTGCGATGTTGGTGGCGATCTTCAGCGTGCACGCGGCCAACGGTCTGTTCATGAAGAACAACGGCTACGAGTACGGGTTGGCGCTGCTGGCAGTCGCCATCTCGCTGCTGTTCAGCGGTGCGGGCAAGGCCTCGCTGGACGCCGTGCTGGCGCCCGCGGGCGGCAAGCGTTAA
- the ypfH gene encoding esterase has product MQDDSSILVQKPAGTGRRLILLFHGVGATPENLLPLAAAIATTEPAAWVVSVRSPDPSDFGMGWQWFPVRAVTEENRIDRIAAAMPGFVQAVRGWQKRSGLDPEATTLIGFSQGAIMALESTQLPDAIAAQVISIAGRFAQPPRICPETITVHFVHGDDDPVIDPRYSIAAADRLASMGARVDLNMIPEVGHMIDQGVVERVCEQVRKG; this is encoded by the coding sequence ATGCAAGACGACTCCTCCATCCTCGTTCAGAAACCTGCCGGCACGGGCCGGCGCCTCATCCTCCTGTTCCACGGCGTGGGAGCCACGCCGGAAAATCTCCTGCCGCTCGCCGCAGCGATCGCGACGACCGAACCGGCCGCCTGGGTGGTGAGCGTGCGCTCGCCGGATCCGTCGGATTTCGGCATGGGCTGGCAGTGGTTCCCGGTGCGCGCCGTTACCGAGGAAAACCGCATCGACCGCATCGCCGCTGCAATGCCGGGCTTCGTCCAGGCAGTGCGGGGCTGGCAGAAGCGGTCGGGGCTTGATCCCGAGGCCACGACGCTGATCGGCTTTTCGCAAGGCGCCATCATGGCGCTCGAATCGACTCAGCTGCCCGACGCGATCGCCGCGCAGGTGATTTCCATCGCCGGACGGTTTGCGCAACCGCCCCGGATCTGCCCGGAGACCATCACGGTGCACTTCGTGCATGGCGACGACGACCCGGTGATCGACCCGCGCTACAGCATCGCAGCGGCAGACCGGCTCGCTTCGATGGGCGCGCGAGTCGATCTGAACATGATTCCCGAGGTGGGGCACATGATCGATCAAGGCGTCGTTGAGCGGGTGTGCGAACAGGTGCGCAAAGGGTGA
- a CDS encoding AraC family transcriptional regulator yields MNRPSVTVPIRMIGQLVERLGERRALARDCIARAGIAPALLEQESARVTVEQFALFYRTLAVELDDETPLFFSRPLRAGTLKFLCLCLLDAANLRVALHRYCGFFRLMLDDIHFEMHDDDGLTRITLVERTDLGDARVLILELMLMLAQGIASWMIDRKLLFAHVDLAYPPPPHAGEYINMYAGPARFDRPLTALHIEPAFMDAPIRQDKASLAAFLRRAPMDWIHVSVSERLVTHRVRDLLEAHLGTPQTVRDVARALHISPRTLARHLDAEGTHFQAIKDALRRDVAIARISRSDEPIANIGADLGFDDPAAFNRAFKQWTGTPPGAYRRRRTDPRAGWRLNPVSRPGS; encoded by the coding sequence ATGAACCGGCCATCCGTCACCGTTCCGATCCGCATGATCGGCCAGCTCGTCGAGCGGCTCGGTGAGCGCCGGGCGCTCGCCCGGGACTGCATCGCCCGCGCCGGCATTGCACCGGCGCTGCTCGAACAGGAATCGGCGCGCGTCACCGTTGAACAGTTCGCGCTGTTCTACCGCACGCTCGCGGTCGAACTGGATGACGAGACGCCTCTCTTCTTCTCGCGCCCCCTGCGCGCCGGCACGCTCAAGTTCCTGTGCCTGTGTCTGCTCGACGCTGCCAACCTGCGCGTCGCGCTGCACCGGTATTGCGGCTTCTTTCGGCTGATGCTGGACGACATCCATTTCGAGATGCACGACGATGACGGCCTCACGCGTATCACGCTGGTCGAGCGGACCGACCTGGGCGATGCGCGGGTGCTGATCCTGGAACTGATGCTGATGCTCGCGCAAGGCATCGCGTCGTGGATGATCGACCGCAAGCTCCTCTTCGCCCACGTCGACCTCGCCTACCCGCCCCCACCGCACGCCGGCGAATACATCAACATGTACGCCGGCCCCGCGCGCTTCGACCGCCCGCTCACCGCACTCCACATCGAACCCGCCTTCATGGATGCCCCCATCCGCCAGGACAAGGCCTCGCTCGCGGCCTTCCTGCGCAGGGCCCCGATGGACTGGATCCACGTTTCGGTGAGCGAACGCCTGGTCACCCACCGCGTGCGCGACCTGCTCGAAGCGCACCTCGGCACGCCGCAAACGGTGCGGGACGTCGCCCGCGCCCTGCACATCTCACCCCGCACCCTCGCCCGCCACCTCGACGCCGAAGGCACGCACTTCCAGGCGATCAAGGATGCCCTGCGGCGCGACGTGGCGATCGCACGCATTTCACGCTCGGATGAACCGATCGCCAACATCGGCGCCGATCTCGGCTTCGATGACCCAGCCGCGTTCAACCGCGCATTCAAGCAGTGGACGGGCACGCCGCCCGGCGCTTATCGAAGGCGCAGGACGGACCCGCGCGCGGGCTGGCGCCTGAATCCCGTGTCACGGCCCGGATCGTAA